A window of Pseudomonas denitrificans (nom. rej.) genomic DNA:
TGCTTCTCCAACTTCCTCAACCACCTCAGCCTCGACCGCATCGAGGCGGATTACGCCAATATCCTTTGACCGCCATGCGTTCAAAACGGGCCTCGGTCGTAGGATGGCGGGGAGCGAAGCGATACCCATCGATATTTCGGCGCTGCCGGGTGATGGGTATCGCAAGCTCCACCCATCCTACGTAAGGTGCTTCCTTGCAATCAGGGTGCGACGTATTCCATGGATGAACTCATGCTGAACCGCTGTTTCCGCGCTGTTGCCGTCTCGCTGCTCCTCGCACTCGGCGGCTGCAGCTCGCTGCTGTTCTACCCCAGCGACGATGTCGCCATCACCCCCGCCCGCGCCAAGCTCGACTACCGTGACGTCAGCCTGACCACCGCCGACGGCGTGAAGCTCGCCGGCTGGTGGTTGCCGGCGAAGGCGGGCGTGCCGGTGAAGGGCACCGTGCTGCACCTGCACGGCAACGGCGGCAACATGGCCTGGCACCTGGGCGGAGCCTACTGGCTGCCGGAGCAGGGCTACCAGGTGCTGATGGTGGATTACCGCGGCTACGGGCACTCGGAGGGTGAACCGAGCCTGCCGGCGATCTACCAGGACATCGACGCCGCCTTCGCCTGGCTGGACAAGGCGCCGGAAGTGCAGGGCAAGCCGGTGATCCTGCTCGGCCAGAGCCTGGGTGGCGCCATGGCCGTGCACTACCTGGGCCTGCACCCGGAGCGGCAGAAGCAGCTGCACGCGGTGGTGCTCGACGGCGTACCCGCCAGCTACCGCGATGTGGCGCAGTACACCCTCTCCACCAGCTGGCTGACCTGGCCGTTGCAGGTTCCGTTGTCCTGGCTGGTGCCCGACGGCGATAGCGCGATCCGCTCCATGCCGCGACTTTCTGGCGCACCCGTGCTGCTCTTCCACAGCATCGACGATACCATTGTGCCCCTGGACAACGGCCTGAGCCTCTACAAGGCCAAGCAGCCGCCGAAGGTCTTCCAGCTGACGCGCGGCAACCATGTGGAAACCTTCGGCGAACCCGTGTGGCGCGAAGTGATGCTGCGCTTCCTCGACGACCCGCAGCACTTCACCGGTTTGCGGCGCCTGGCTGAAGTCCCGAACTATCCCTCTCCGGCGAAGCCACAGGAATCGCAGGCGGACCCGAAACAACAAGGCAACCCATGAACGAG
This region includes:
- a CDS encoding alpha/beta hydrolase, whose product is MLNRCFRAVAVSLLLALGGCSSLLFYPSDDVAITPARAKLDYRDVSLTTADGVKLAGWWLPAKAGVPVKGTVLHLHGNGGNMAWHLGGAYWLPEQGYQVLMVDYRGYGHSEGEPSLPAIYQDIDAAFAWLDKAPEVQGKPVILLGQSLGGAMAVHYLGLHPERQKQLHAVVLDGVPASYRDVAQYTLSTSWLTWPLQVPLSWLVPDGDSAIRSMPRLSGAPVLLFHSIDDTIVPLDNGLSLYKAKQPPKVFQLTRGNHVETFGEPVWREVMLRFLDDPQHFTGLRRLAEVPNYPSPAKPQESQADPKQQGNP